In one window of Candidatus Sulfuricurvum sp. RIFRC-1 DNA:
- a CDS encoding DUF6232 family protein has translation MEEKVFFESVNNKVTNARFITHGETYALAGLTSVKMTETPSKFKGLVILAGIFLILVGIANMSENASSGLVILTLAAFLLWLGFKIKPTYSVVTVSAGGTIQALSSKDFDLINNIVNAINDAIVHRG, from the coding sequence ATGGAAGAAAAAGTATTTTTTGAAAGCGTAAACAATAAAGTTACTAATGCACGCTTTATTACACATGGAGAAACGTATGCTCTAGCAGGTTTAACTTCTGTTAAAATGACAGAAACACCTTCAAAATTTAAAGGTTTAGTAATTCTTGCTGGTATTTTTTTAATTCTTGTTGGAATAGCTAACATGTCTGAAAATGCTTCTAGCGGATTGGTAATACTAACATTAGCTGCTTTCTTGCTTTGGCTTGGTTTTAAAATAAAACCTACTTATAGTGTAGTTACTGTAAGTGCAGGAGGAACAATTCAAGCCCTTAGTTCAAAAGACTTCGATTTAATCAACAATATTGTTAATGCGATAAATGACGCAATTGTTCACCGAGGCTAA
- a CDS encoding IS3 family transposase (programmed frameshift) produces the protein MPPRYTDEFKEEAAKQVINNNYPIKEVADRLGVHPDSLKKWVSQYKSPKEFGQQQASNDEIRRLKSELKRVTEERDILKKGRRVLCQKPRIKYAFIQVHEPLYGIRRLCKAMQVHPSGYYAWVKAPLSDRAKANEVLSVQIKEAYAQSHNAYGYRNIHKDLIESGITVNRKRVARLMKIIGLYGAGTLKKKPRHKAGSIHKAHPNHLKQCFNVEKPNEAWVTDITYIRTYEGWLYLAVVLDLFSRKVIGWGMSHRMTTSVAMDALRMATMRQRPKQSVILHSDQGSQFSSYEWQSMLKHSNIIPSMSRRGNCYDNAVVESFFKTLKRECVRKEIFVTREYAKSKIFHYIEMFYNPKRRHSYLGYLSPNEFEVRYFLESTKNEVLAEN, from the exons ATGCCCCCAAGATACACAGATGAGTTCAAAGAAGAAGCTGCAAAGCAGGTAATCAATAACAATTACCCGATCAAAGAGGTTGCTGATCGGCTGGGAGTACATCCTGATTCATTGAAAAAGTGGGTGAGCCAGTATAAAAGTCCCAAGGAGTTTGGACAGCAACAAGCATCTAATGATGAGATACGACGGCTAAAGTCAGAACTCAAGCGCGTTACCGAGGAGCGTGACATCCTAAAAA AAGGCCGCCGCGTACTTTGCCAGAAACCAAGGATAAAGTACGCATTTATTCAGGTTCATGAACCCCTATATGGGATTAGACGATTGTGCAAAGCAATGCAAGTTCATCCGAGCGGATATTACGCTTGGGTGAAAGCGCCATTGTCTGATCGGGCAAAGGCAAATGAAGTGCTGAGTGTTCAGATCAAAGAGGCGTATGCACAGAGTCACAATGCCTACGGCTATCGGAATATCCACAAAGACCTAATCGAATCGGGAATCACCGTCAATCGCAAACGTGTGGCACGATTGATGAAGATTATTGGATTGTACGGTGCCGGAACTCTCAAGAAGAAACCTCGCCATAAAGCTGGCAGTATCCATAAAGCCCATCCGAATCATCTCAAGCAGTGCTTTAACGTCGAGAAACCTAATGAAGCATGGGTGACCGATATCACCTATATCCGAACTTATGAGGGATGGCTCTATTTGGCGGTGGTGCTCGATCTCTTCAGCCGTAAAGTGATTGGATGGGGGATGAGCCATCGGATGACAACATCCGTGGCTATGGATGCACTAAGAATGGCTACAATGCGGCAGCGTCCGAAACAAAGCGTGATACTTCATTCCGATCAAGGATCGCAGTTTAGCTCCTATGAATGGCAAAGTATGCTAAAACACTCCAACATCATCCCCAGTATGAGCAGACGAGGGAACTGTTATGACAATGCCGTCGTGGAAAGCTTCTTTAAAACCTTGAAACGTGAATGTGTCAGGAAAGAGATATTTGTAACGAGAGAGTATGCAAAATCCAAAATATTTCACTATATAGAGATGTTCTATAACCCTAAAAGACGGCATAGTTATCTGGGTTATCTATCTCCAAACGAATTTGAGGTACGATACTTTTTGGAATCAACGAAAAATGAGGTGTTAGCGGAAAACTAA
- a CDS encoding type II toxin-antitoxin system HicB family antitoxin — protein sequence MRYPIAIEMGNETTAFGVIVPDLVGCFSAGDTLDEAIDNAKEAITLHIDGLLDDNETIPAPSPVSKYSLLSEYAGTIWAIVEIDPAILDDKAERVNITLPRRVLARLDAKAKEAGETRSGYIARLSIGA from the coding sequence ATGCGCTATCCTATCGCAATCGAAATGGGAAATGAGACAACGGCGTTTGGGGTGATCGTCCCTGATCTCGTAGGGTGTTTTTCAGCAGGTGATACCCTCGATGAAGCGATTGATAATGCCAAAGAGGCGATCACTTTGCATATCGACGGACTGCTCGATGATAATGAAACGATACCCGCACCATCGCCAGTGAGTAAGTACAGTTTGTTAAGTGAATACGCAGGGACTATTTGGGCGATTGTTGAGATTGACCCCGCTATATTAGATGATAAAGCCGAGAGGGTTAATATCACCCTTCCTCGCCGTGTATTAGCGAGACTTGATGCAAAAGCCAAAGAGGCGGGAGAGACGCGGAGCGGGTATATCGCGCGTCTGAGTATCGGGGCGTAA
- the xseA gene encoding exodeoxyribonuclease VII large subunit: MASTLSVSSLNEQIKTLLETSFEFVSVEGELSRVTKHGSGHIYFTLKDSDSAIKCVMFKGNAARLKFSLEEGAHIILHGALSLYKPRGEYQINAFSAEPYGAGALAVAFEQLKQKLEAKGYFDPTRKKSFPKFPQTIILVTSATGAALQDMQRVATHRWPLVKLIVLDVLVQGSSAAGQIADALRYADTLNADAVIVGRGGGSIEDLWAFNEEIVADAIFAMNTPVMSAVGHEIDWVISDYVSDMRAPTPSAAMQMLLPDQNELFQNIDEIRFSAYGMIAQRLERKREQLTSMQEAFKRHGVEHRLEVQRELVKELKERLTGQITQRLEQSRREIAPLMERLNQSIESTLRQKQFVINQLTEGFTANHPKNKNKSGFAQIAREGKVIDLDALSVGDRFDAMNERRVVRSEVVEISII, translated from the coding sequence ATGGCTTCCACTCTCAGCGTCAGCAGTTTAAATGAACAAATTAAGACGCTATTAGAAACCTCCTTTGAATTTGTTAGCGTCGAGGGGGAACTCTCCCGCGTCACTAAACACGGCAGCGGACATATCTATTTCACGCTCAAAGACAGTGATTCCGCCATCAAATGTGTGATGTTCAAGGGTAATGCGGCTAGGCTAAAGTTCTCTCTCGAAGAGGGGGCGCACATCATCCTCCATGGAGCGCTGAGCCTCTACAAACCGCGCGGTGAGTATCAAATCAATGCATTCAGTGCAGAGCCTTACGGTGCAGGGGCTTTGGCGGTGGCATTCGAGCAACTCAAACAAAAGTTGGAAGCCAAAGGGTATTTTGACCCGACACGTAAAAAGTCCTTTCCAAAATTTCCCCAAACAATTATTTTAGTGACCTCCGCGACAGGTGCCGCGTTGCAGGATATGCAGAGAGTTGCAACGCACCGATGGCCGTTGGTCAAACTCATCGTGTTGGATGTATTGGTTCAAGGCTCCAGTGCGGCGGGACAGATCGCTGATGCGTTGCGCTATGCCGATACATTAAACGCGGATGCGGTGATTGTCGGACGAGGTGGCGGAAGTATCGAGGATTTGTGGGCATTTAACGAGGAGATCGTTGCCGATGCGATTTTCGCTATGAACACGCCCGTGATGTCGGCGGTGGGGCATGAGATCGACTGGGTCATTAGCGATTACGTCTCTGATATGCGCGCTCCGACACCGAGTGCCGCAATGCAAATGCTTCTCCCTGATCAAAACGAGCTGTTTCAAAATATCGATGAAATCCGCTTTAGTGCCTATGGGATGATTGCTCAACGGCTGGAGCGTAAACGTGAACAGCTCACCTCTATGCAAGAGGCGTTTAAACGTCATGGGGTAGAACATCGTTTAGAGGTACAGCGCGAGCTGGTAAAAGAGTTAAAAGAGCGATTGACTGGGCAGATAACACAGCGGTTAGAGCAAAGCAGACGTGAGATTGCTCCTCTGATGGAGCGGTTAAACCAAAGTATCGAATCAACACTCCGTCAAAAGCAGTTTGTGATTAATCAACTCACGGAAGGGTTTACTGCCAATCATCCGAAAAATAAAAACAAAAGCGGATTTGCCCAGATCGCCCGTGAGGGAAAAGTGATCGATTTGGATGCGCTCAGTGTCGGGGATCGGTTTGATGCGATGAATGAGCGGCGCGTTGTCCGCTCGGAAGTGGTAGAAATTAGCATTATTTGA
- the ubiE gene encoding bifunctional demethylmenaquinone methyltransferase/2-methoxy-6-polyprenyl-1,4-benzoquinol methylase UbiE: protein MTKQEKIVSMFNDIAPTYDRANRVLSMGIDTFWRRRACDLAFGYCPSKTIDSIVDVACGTGDMMGYWKRRADKAGLIVDRIVGIDPSEGMVGVGREKFPDMSFHIAPATELPKSDSSADIISISYGIRNVVERQEGLREFNRVLKPGGLVVILEFMKNENPSLLGKVRDWYMNNVLPRIGGLISNNYEAYRYLPDSIEGFLTVGKMSRELEEAGFEMLYTKSFSMDISTLMIARKK, encoded by the coding sequence ATGACCAAACAAGAGAAAATCGTATCGATGTTCAACGATATAGCTCCGACGTATGATCGTGCTAATCGAGTCCTCAGTATGGGTATCGATACCTTCTGGCGCCGCAGAGCATGCGATTTAGCGTTTGGTTACTGCCCATCAAAAACGATTGATTCTATCGTTGATGTCGCGTGCGGTACGGGTGATATGATGGGATACTGGAAACGCCGTGCCGATAAAGCGGGATTGATCGTTGATCGGATTGTCGGGATTGACCCGAGTGAGGGGATGGTTGGAGTAGGGCGCGAAAAGTTTCCGGATATGTCGTTTCATATTGCCCCTGCAACCGAGCTTCCAAAATCGGACAGCTCGGCCGACATCATCAGTATCTCATACGGTATTCGTAACGTTGTTGAACGTCAAGAGGGACTCCGTGAATTTAATCGTGTCCTTAAACCGGGGGGACTTGTCGTCATTTTGGAATTTATGAAAAATGAAAACCCTTCCCTGTTGGGTAAAGTACGCGATTGGTACATGAACAACGTCCTTCCCCGTATCGGCGGTTTGATCTCTAATAACTATGAAGCGTATCGCTATTTGCCTGACTCTATCGAAGGTTTTTTGACCGTGGGAAAAATGTCTCGCGAGCTTGAAGAAGCGGGATTTGAGATGCTCTATACGAAAAGCTTCTCGATGGATATTTCGACCTTGATGATTGCCCGTAAAAAGTAG
- a CDS encoding type II toxin-antitoxin system HicA family toxin — translation MKSSEIIKKMLADGWVLVAVRGSHHQFKHPTKAGRVTVPHPKKDLGIGLVRAIMKQAGLKEE, via the coding sequence ATGAAAAGTTCGGAAATAATCAAGAAGATGTTAGCGGATGGTTGGGTATTGGTTGCCGTGCGCGGAAGTCACCATCAGTTCAAACATCCGACCAAAGCAGGTCGAGTAACCGTCCCCCATCCTAAAAAAGATTTGGGTATCGGGCTAGTACGGGCGATTATGAAACAAGCCGGACTGAAAGAGGAGTAA